Genomic window (Alligator mississippiensis isolate rAllMis1 chromosome 4, rAllMis1, whole genome shotgun sequence):
GCAGACCAGGAGGACCTATCTAGTATGAAGGCTATTGGGGACCAGTAAGGTCTGCAAGGGATCTGCTGACAGAAGGACAGATTAGGGCTTTCTGTAGGACCCTTGGGCAGCCTAGCCTCCCTTTCCAAAGATAAGGaagaacatcaaggtgtggcgggTAGGGAAAAAGCGGAGGAtaacctagagcagggatgggcaaaatatggtctgtgggctgAATGCGGCCCTCAGAGGGACTCTGTGCAGCCCAtagtgggtccctcagtcctgctTGGCCCTGTtgccatctggcccatggtgtgTCCTACCACGGGGCTGGTTCAGCACTGAGGTGGGAGTACATTTCCTGGGAGACCTAGTGGTGGTGGGTCCTGGCTGCCAACAGCAGGAGCCctggcttcatagattcatagatgctagggttggaagggacctcaatagatcatcgagtctgaccccctgaataggcaggaaagagtgctgggttctgatgaccccagctagatgcttatcttacctcctcttgaagacccccagggtaggggagagcaccacctcccttgggagcccattccagaccttggccactctaactgtgaagaagttcttcctaatgtctagtgtaaatctgctctctgctagcttgtggccattatttcttgtaacccacgggggcgccatggtgaataaaacttcaccaattccgttctgtgcccccgtgatgaacttataggcagccacaaggtcgcctctcaaccttctcttgcggaggctgaagaggtctaggtgccccagtctctcctcatagggcttggcctgcaagcccttaaccatacgagtggcccttctctggaccctttccaggttatccacatccctcttgaagtgtggcgcccaaaactgcacacagtattccaactgcggtctgaccagcgcccaatataggggaagtatcacctccttggatctgttcgtcatgcatctgctgatacatgataaagtgccattggcttttctgatggcttcgtcacactgccgactcatgttcatcttggagtccactaggactccaagatccctttccgcttccgttccaccaagtaggtcattccctaggcagtaggtatgctggacattttgcctccctaggtgcagcactttgcatttctccttgttgagttgcatggagactggccaggacctGCGCAGCTAGGGCCCAAACCATGGGCTGAGGATACTGCCCAGGACGTGGCCCCAGCCCGCCCCGCAGCGGGCCAGGGTtcctgcagcaccagctccaaatccaaatccaaccACCCTGGCCACGATGAGTGGTGGCATCAGtcagggagaagctgctgctAGATATAGGGAAAAAATGGGACTGAGCAGCTGGCGCAGTTGCCTCtacttccccagcagcagcttctgcctggccgtcacgactgctgctgctactcatcATGGCCAGGGAGGACTAGTCCCGAGTGGATGCTGTAGGAACCCTCGCCCCCTGCTCAGGgcggaccagggccagggctgtctgcTTAGCCTGGAGCTGGACAGAAGTGTCTGCTGGATGCCAGGGAAAAACAGGATCTAGTGATGGGCATGGGTACCTCCCACTCAccgctgcccagcccttcttgctgtggctgcccagagcctgctctGCAGCTGTTCTGTGGTGCCTCTCCGCTGATCGCAGAGACGCAGGGGagcccagaggtggtgctggTTGTGacagtggggaggagctgcagggcagtccCAGTGCAGGCTCCAGCTGGCCGCAGTGAGAAGGGCTCTAGCAGTGGTGAGAGGGAGGTGGCTTCACCTGCTGTTTCCCAATCCCCAGCAACACCTTCTGTccagctgccacctctgctgaGTCCAGGAAGCAGTAGCACCATCCCATCCTTGGGGTAGAAGGGTGGCTTGGAGGTGGCACTTGTGATGGCAGGGGCCCCAGTTAAGTGTCTCTGCCACAGCTTCCCCCAAGCATGCCCACACCAACTTCCCgcttgcccacagccccatcccatatAGGGAGGTTTGGGGACCTGTTGCAGGGTGTAGGGGTGCTGACTTGTTCCACTGCAGCTCCCCCAAACTTCCTATGTGTCCAGTGGACCCACATAATTTATCATCCCTGACCTAGAGCTAGAGCACTACAGGAGCCACGTGGCCACCAAGGagtgtcacagccacccctgggttACAGAGTCTAACTGAAGATAATTGGTATACTTTCAGCCTTTATTTCTGCTGTACAGCCTTCAGGTTTTCTGCAcattttctcttgctttctcAGGATTTGTCATGATTGTTGAGAAATTCCCTGCTGATTTTGGCACGATAGAGAAAATGTCAAAGCCACCTATAAACCCACCTATTCCTGTGGTACCCGTGACATTTGTGGAAGAAATATTAAGTCGATTCCTTGCAAAAGTCTTAAGTCCAACTGACGGCACAAGCCCAAATTCCAGAAGACATTTATCAAGATCCAAAGTGAATGAAATTGTTGAGGACCTTAAAGAGGCCATGGAACAAGGCCTGTCCAAACATAAAATCAGCCTTGCAATAACTGAAGAACTCTCTGATTGCCCTTTTCTACAGGCTGTTAGTGACAGTCCAGCAACACCAAGCCAAAGTACAATGAACCCAGGCAGAATTTCCAACATGGTCCTTTCCCAAGAGTCCACTAGTGAAGAGCTTAAAACCTGGAGTTCTGAAGAGACAATCCCAGGTTCCACTACAAACAAAACCGCATCAGGGACAGAGGAGCTGACTGTGAAAACAATCCATTATATTAGAATCACACATATACCCATTGCTTCGGACTTGGTGTCTGATCATTTACGAGTTATTTCCCTAAAAATAGAACCTCCTGAGAAACTGAAAAAAGCATCCATTGCTCAAACTGAGAAGTGTTCTGAAAATGCAAGTTCAAtatctgaggcacagagaaatgaaGACAGTCATTTTTCTCTGGGTAGCACAGGACAACCAGTTGTAAGTCGAGAGGAGGTAAGTAGAAAGAATAAGGCTGAGGCAATCCTGTTTTGTGAATGCCATTTTGCTTCTAACTGGATCTTTCGTTAAGATAATCATGTGACATTGAAAGCCCATCTACTATGAATGCAGAATGCTCTTATAGAGGTGGTAGATCATCTCGTAGAGAGCCTGCAGTGGGCCTTCAGTGTGGAGGACCCTCGCTAGCTGGGATTTTGGGTTAGTGGCCAGTAAATTCACTAatcttgaatctactctccaAAAATCTGTCTGGGGATAAGAAGAGGGCTGGAATCCCTTGGGTTAAGCATATGGACAAGACAGCTACAGCTCTCTGCTTTGTTTACTGATGGCAGAGACTGGTTCAAAGGCAACTTCTCTTCAAGACAAAAGGGCCATTTGATCACTAGAAAGAGAAAACTGTAGGAAAAACTGGTTTAGGAAGGATTCTGAGGAGGTGTCCTCTTTAAAAGCTTCTTCTTAGGTTTCAGTCCTTCAGCAGGACCTCATTCGGGAAGGTGCTGAAGCCTGTGCTGAACCTTCTGAAAGCTTTTCAACCCAAGGTGGACCTCCCTGCACAACTGGCAGCCCATCATACTGAAAATGAAAATCCTGAAGCAAAGCTAcagtgggagggagaagaagagataCAGTCAATAAAGGAGACCATTCAAACTGAATCCTCTCTATCTGTGGGGAGCTCATTGGCTTTCTCTATGGACAATGAACAATTAAGGTAACTTTTCTGGCAGTACAGCAAGAATAGGAGCTGTGGTGGAGTAGGATCATCTGGGGTCACTGGACAGAGCTGTCCCTTCTTTAGACTATGTTCAACACGAAGGTGGGCAGGGCTCTGTCCGGCTCTCCGCTTGCTTGTAACCACACCTTTTCACTGTCACAACACAGTGGGACCAGACTGTGCCAGTGAGGCTCCATACAAAGCTAATTTACTCTGCCACCATCATACATGCCTCCTTCCCATCCCCATATCAATCTACAAAACCACAGCTGATGGGAGGGCGTGTTCAGCCAAGGGGCATGAGGGCAAGGGCATCTCTCTCAGCTATACCTGCTGTACATGCAGAATCCACTAGCATAAAATTCTTTTCCTCGAGCTCTTTCCATCTCTCCTCTCCAAGCTTGCCCCCTTGGCAGCCAAAACAGGGAGGTTAGTAGGGATATGAGGTGGTCCAAGGCTTTATCCTGCTTCCAAATGCAAAGAAGCAATTAGAATCCCAAACGGCATGCGGGTGAAGCAATGCAGTTACACATGTGAACAGTACGTAGGACTGGGCCTAAGAGTCCATTCCAGAGTGAGACCTAGGAGATGAAGTGTGTTACCCAAGGCTGTCCAACAGATTAGTGGCAGAGTCACAGGCAGGTTTACAGACTCTAGATTCCCAGCCAGGTcgtatttcagcaggacaaatGCCCTCACCTCAGAGAAGCTGGATGTGGTCAAGAATCTGTAAGGCAGtgatttttcattgtttttaaagCACTGACAATGTGCTCAGCATACAACAGCGTGGCGAAcaagaaacaaagatgaaaaatacTATTGAAATACAAATGTTATGACCCTTTACTCTTGTCTGTCTCTAAATCCAAATGactgtttccttttgtttttagtgAGAATGCTGGAGAAAGTTCAGCAGCACTGGAAGCCCAGAGATTGGGTGAATGTATGAGATTTTCACTTTTTTAGGGTTTTATGTATTTCCCTTAATGTCTTTATAATTGCCTATAATTTCTTTAATTCTTTCACTCCTTTAATCTCAGTGATCATTTGGATGGTGAAAGACTGTCTCAAAACTACAGTGTTCTAGAGAATAGTTATGCTACCAGGGTGGGGGATTTCTCCAGAACGGACTTTTTCTGGCAAAGGAAGTCATGTTTTAAAGGAAAGCTCTTCACACCTGCCACATGGTTTTCATTCTACCTGTAAATTCCCTGCACAAACTTCCATAAAGAGACACTCCACTAACAGCCTGCAAAATGAATCCAAAGTTGTACCTAATCTGTGGGTTGTAGAGAACCAGGTCTTTCATATGGATTGCTGGGTGGATTGCTGTTAGGACAGCACAATGGGGCCCTTGCTTCCACGCAGTACACACTACACAAACATGCCCCAGAGGTAGCACTAAATCGCATCAAAACACAGACAAACCTCCTCCAGAAAAAAGAGAGCATGCACTGGTTCTTCCTATGCGTTGGCCATGTCTGTGTGCTTCGGTACTGCACCAGGGATCACCAAGATGAGGAAGGCAGCATGTGCTCTGCATAAGCCGTCCCTCCCCAGTCAGGTGGTGTGTGTGCATCGGCAGGCTCACCCAAGAGCTAGAGCTGACTGGACCCAGCCAGCACCACACCAATGGGGTGTTACATTACATCAGCTTGGGAAGGCAGCATGCACAGAAGCAGGCATGGTGCACCTCactgcagcactccctgctggCGTACAATGCAGCCTAGACAGGCCCATTAGAACAAATGCTTGCAGGACGCTACTTTGCAGTGATGCTAAAACAACAGTTAAAAACATCAGTCATAGAAGTGGAAATGAGTCCCAGGTGAGCTGACTGTGCATGTGTTTTTGTTTACAGGGTTTTATGATGACATGCGCCAAGCATGGGCTATAGGAGACTTTCTGTGTGTGTGAGGTAAATATCTTGTAAAACCCCAGGAAATGGCCACAAAAGGTCTCTTGGCTCCCCAGCTGAGCCCTTGCATTTTGCAGGCTCTTCACCATTTCATTCAGTTCTAATATCTGCTCTGTAATCTCTCACAGAGGCCACCTCTAGCCATGCAGTGGAGTctttccccagcccagctgctctacCTCTTCAAAGCTTTGACTCCAATCTTGCTATCCCTGAAGTCAAGGGGTATTTTCCCACTGGTTTCAATGGGAGTAGGACTGAGTGCTTTTTCCTAATCTCTATCCTAACTATTGTTTCTTTTACTCCAGCCCATCATGTGTATTATGTCCTTAAAAACTAGCTGTTGCCTGCAATGCATGTAGTCTTTGTAGGCCCACATCTTGCAAACTTAAGCATGTGGATAAAATCACATAAAGTAATGCGTTACCTTAGGAATCATCATTTTAAGAAGGATATTGAAATCTTTGGAACACTGGATGCATTGGaatgcctctcccctccctcatTCTAGATGGGAAGCTTTCCCTGTATCCACTCCTCTTTGCAAAAGTGTCCATGCTGTCAACCCCTAGCTACTTTGCTCATTCATTGCTTTCTGGATGCCCAGTAGTGTAGATATAGGATACCGGTGCTGTGTCTTTCCTTTGCTCAGGTTGGCTGGTTCTGCAGGATTAGCATGGAACGTCTTTCCCTTCCATGCAATCTGCTGCTCTAATCTTTCTGATACAGTGGGTAGCTTGGGTCTGTTCCCTTAGTGCTGCTCGGAGGAGCACAGATCAAACAGAGTCCttcttaac
Coding sequences:
- the LOC109285076 gene encoding fibrous sheath-interacting protein 2; amino-acid sequence: MIVEKFPADFGTIEKMSKPPINPPIPVVPVTFVEEILSRFLAKVLSPTDGTSPNSRRHLSRSKVNEIVEDLKEAMEQGLSKHKISLAITEELSDCPFLQAVSDSPATPSQSTMNPGRISNMVLSQESTSEELKTWSSEETIPGSTTNKTASGTEELTVKTIHYIRITHIPIASDLVSDHLRVISLKIEPPEKLKKASIAQTEKCSENASSISEAQRNEDSHFSLGSTGQPVVSREELLLRFQSFSRTSFGKVLKPVLNLLKAFQPKVDLPAQLAAHHTENENPEAKLQWEGEEEIQSIKETIQTESSLSVGSSLAFSMDNEQLSENAGESSAALEAQRLGEWFYDDMRQAWAIGDFLCV